One part of the Haliaeetus albicilla chromosome 27, bHalAlb1.1, whole genome shotgun sequence genome encodes these proteins:
- the KIAA1191 gene encoding putative monooxygenase p33MONOX gives MSSRQPDAPALEQGGRARPAKMSLPIGVPRRAFSYDDALEDTAPMTPPPADLCANVLWKQPVIPERKYQELSKIEEGDANMNAPVITPSSSTESVNKVPVVKAKATHIIMNSLITKQTQESIQRFEQQAGLRDAGYTPHKGLTTEETKYHRVAEAVHKLKMQSGEMTKDDKQTSSAQSTPSSTPHSSPKHKTRGWFSQGSSTSITGPDFAVEAGGDKLPSERWSFFGPKAIQKFTNDPGGFTIQSYKGAQKPSPMELMRAQATRMPEDPVTFKPPKMDIPVTEGRKQSQRSHNIKPRDLNVLTPTGF, from the exons ATGAGCTCGCGGCAGCCGGACGCTCCCG CGCTGGAGCAGGGCGGCAGGGCCCGCCCGGCCAAGATGTCGCTGCCCATCGGCGTGCCGCGGAGGGCCTTCAGCTACGACGACGCCCTGGAGGACACGGCGCCCATGACGCCGCCGCCCGCCGACCTGTGCGCCAACGTCCTGTGGAAGCAGCCGGTCATCCCCGAGCGCAAGTACCAGGAGCTCTCGAAG ATTGAGGAAGGGGATGCTAACATGAATGCACCTGTCATAACTCCTTCATCGTCCACTGAAAGTGTGAACAAGGTACCTGTGGTGAAGGCCAAGGCCACTCACATCATCATGAACTCTCTCATTACAA AGCAGACTCAGGAGAGCATTCAGCGCTTTGAGCAACAGGCTGGGCTGAGAGATGCTGGCTACACTCCCCACAAAGGCCTCACTACTGAGGAGACCAAGTATCACCGAGTGGCTGAGGCAGTCCAC AAGCTAAAAATGCAGAGTGGAGAGATGACAAAAGATGACAAACAGACTTCTTCTGCTCAGTCCACTCCAAGCAGCACTCCCCACTCCTCTCCCAAGCATAAAACCAG GGGTTGGTTTAGTCAGGGATCCTCTACTTCTATTACTGGCCCGGACTTTGCCGTGGAAGCTGGTGGGGACAAATTGCCATCTGAAAGATGGAGCTTTTTTGGGCCCAAAGCCATCCAGAAATTCACCAATGATCCAG gAGGATTTACCATCCAATCCTATAAGGGTGCCCAGAAGCCATCCCCAATGGAGTTGATGCGTGCTCAGGCTACTAGGATGCCAGAAGATCCAGTCACCTTCAAGCCACCCAAAATGGACATTCCAGTCACAGAAGGGAGGAAGCAGTCTCAACGTTCCCATAATATCAAACCTCGAGATCTGAACGTGCTCACTCCTACTGGGTTCTAG
- the SIMC1 gene encoding SUMO-interacting motif-containing protein 1 isoform X3: protein MADSVLLISNSDSEGSRSPPPPPLRRRCRRPPPRRRPLPPPAEIIDLTCEDTSTDPAPWSSFTIIDLTEDTCSPPHTTSWADQDPGQVPAAPAAHTSHPQVCFTTKQETESMAGPSPAAPWHGAPAEPSATTDTAENAENCSCFSPASSCHSSSCSPEQNCSTTTFNSDLGSLASMQLDSDLLSLSPSSLDSSSSWRASGPEEETPHLCQQRELPPRQSSAPAIPTTPGKARGPLLEAGNVLPHKAVQQMNPTRTKADNKAWLNKLHYFRRSGVQHLFLQGVAPNRETQQQKPELIPSGKLSMVRTTMEENFQEGTLHFLSEFVSRQHYPPKEIISHLIRQILLNPQQGEILKDTYMLLMKIQMLHPANTATVGWDWTLLKYIMEDQEKPPGRLLFLQYVVQTLEDDFQQNLRLRLLQKSIAKKVLSCDTCFNNVKEVVEWLVAAVTGVGFSQPQEQPQETTSSSAEARAEHSSSALQLASTDQAEVAPPAFFAQKVVLLLQRMLSIAVEVDKSPNCSSCKIADVIFPFILNIPLRSQREAFLNTMESQLLRCKLLELLFQHSCDMPTTLPLSLAKILYFLNHSSVLLQYQDETPTWQRWDEMLQYLSLLLMSYQNVILDHLRSSLIDRMDLIIQKAKPKLQDSDDISHVDIQLKIEDFISRMQQVLGQPFPLQITEKLSIFQELFLIVTAT from the exons ATGGCCGACAGCGTCCTCCTCATAAGCAACTCGGATTCTGAGGGCAgccgctcgccgccgccgccgcctctccGCCGTCGCTgtcgccgcccgccgccgcggcggcgccCGCTGCCCCCCCCTGCG GAGATCATCGATCTGACCTGTGAGGACACGAGCACAGACCCAGCACCGTGGAGCAGCTTCACCATCATTGACCTGACAGAGGACACATGCAGCCCTCCCCACACCACCAGCTGGGCTGACCAGGACCCTGGGCAGGtgcctgctgccccagcagcacacACATCCCATCCCCAGGTCTGCTTCACCACAAAGCAAGAAACGGAGTCAATGGCAGGACCAagccctgcagcaccctggCATGGTGCTCCCGCAGAGCCCAGTGCCACcacagacacagcagaaaatgcagagaactgcagctgcttctctcctgcctccagctgccacagctcctcctgcagcccagagcAGAACTGCAGCACTACCACTTTTAACAGTGACTTGGGCTCCCTGGCCAGCATGCAGCTGGACTCAGACctgctgtccctgtccccttccagcctggacagcagcagcagctggagagccAGTGGCCCAGAGGAAGAGACTCCCCACCTCTGCCAGCAAAGGGAGCTCCCCCCGAGGCAGAGCTCTGCCCCAGCCATCCCCACAACCCCAGGGAAGGCCCGAGGGCCTTTGCTGGAAGCAGGCAACGTACTGCCACACAAAGCAGTCCAGCAAATGAACCCAACCAGGACCAAGGCTGACAACAAGGCCTGGCTGAACAAACTGCACTATTTCAGGAGAAGCGGAGTTCAGCACCTCTTCCTCCAAGGCGTAGCACCCAACAGGGAAACACAGCAG CAGAAACCTGAGCTTATTCCCAGCGGGAAGCTGAGCATGGTGCGCACCACCATGGAGGAGAACTTCCAAGAGGGCACCTTGCATTTCCTGAGCGAGTTCGTCTCCCGCCAGCACTATCCCCCCAAAGAAATCATCTCCCACCTGATCAGACAGATCCTGTTGAATCCCCAGCAAGGGGAGATCCTGAAGGACACCTACATGCTGCTGATGAAGATCCAAAT GCTCCATCCAGCCAACACCgccacagtgggatgggacTGGACGCTGCTGAAATACATCATGGAGGACCAG GAGAAGCCCCCTGGCCGGCTCCTCTTCCTGCAGTACGTGGTGCAGACCCTGGAGGATGACTTCCAGCAGAACCTGAGGTTGCGCCTGCTGCAGAAGTCGATTGCCAAGAAAGTGCTTTCGTGTGACACGTGCTTCAACAATGTCAA GGAAGTGGTCGAATGGTTGGTCGCAGCAGTTACAGGAGTTGGGttctcccagccccaggagcagccGCAAGAAACTACATCCTCTTCAGCAGAAGCAAGGGCTGAACACAGTTCATCTGCGCTACAGCTGGCCAGCACTGACCAGGCAGAGGTGGCTCCACCAGCTTTCTTTGCCCAGAA GGTGGTGCTCCTGCTCCAGCGGATGTTGTCCATCGCAGTGGAAGTGGACAAATCTCCCAACTGCAGCTCCTGTAAGATCGCAGATGTGATATTCCCATTTATACTGAATATTCCCCTGAGGAGCCAAAG GGAAGCTTTCTTAAACACCATGGAGAGCCAGCTCCTGCGCTGCAAACTGCTAGAGCTGTTGTTCCAACACAGTTGTGACATGCCCACAACCTTGCCCTTGTCTCTGGCCAAGATCCTGTATTTCCTGAATcactcctctgtgctgctgcaataCCAG GATGAAACACCAACATGGCAAAGATGGGATGAGATGCTGCAGTACTTGAGTTTGCTGCTGATGAGTTACCAAAATGTAATACTGG ACCACTTGCGGAGCTCACTCATCGACCGGATGGACTTGATCATTCAGAAAGCCAAGCCCAAGCTCCAGGACAGTGATGACATCAGCCATGTGGACATTCAACTTAAGATAGAGGACTTCATCAGCCGAATGCAGCAGGTCCTGGGGCAGCCTTTTCCCCTGCAGATCACAGAGAAGTTATCCATATTTCAGGAGTTGTTCCTCATTGTCACTGCTACCTGA
- the SIMC1 gene encoding SUMO-interacting motif-containing protein 1 isoform X1: protein MADSVLLISNSDSEGSRSPPPPPLRRRCRRPPPRRRPLPPPAEIIDLTCEDTSTDPAPWSSFTIIDLTEDTCSPPHTTSWADQDPGQVPAAPAAHTSHPQVCFTTKQETESMAGPSPAAPWHGAPAEPSATTDTAENAENCSCFSPASSCHSSSCSPEQNCSTTTFNSDLGSLASMQLDSDLLSLSPSSLDSSSSWRASGPEEETPHLCQQRELPPRQSSAPAIPTTPGKARGPLLEAGNVLPHKAVQQMNPTRTKADNKAWLNKLHYFRRSGVQHLFLQGVAPNRETQQQKPELIPSGKLSMVRTTMEENFQEGTLHFLSEFVSRQHYPPKEIISHLIRQILLNPQQGEILKDTYMLLMKIQMLHPANTATVGWDWTLLKYIMEDQEKPPGRLLFLQYVVQTLEDDFQQNLRLRLLQKSIAKKVLSCDTCFNNVKEVVEWLVAAVTGVGFSQPQEQPQETTSSSAEARAEHSSSALQLASTDQAEVAPPAFFAQKVVLLLQRMLSIAVEVDKSPNCSSCKIADVIFPFILNIPLRSQREAFLNTMESQLLRCKLLELLFQHSCDMPTTLPLSLAKILYFLNHSSVLLQYQDETPTWQRWDEMLQYLSLLLMSYQNVILAFPLADHLRSSLIDRMDLIIQKAKPKLQDSDDISHVDIQLKIEDFISRMQQVLGQPFPLQITEKLSIFQELFLIVTAT from the exons ATGGCCGACAGCGTCCTCCTCATAAGCAACTCGGATTCTGAGGGCAgccgctcgccgccgccgccgcctctccGCCGTCGCTgtcgccgcccgccgccgcggcggcgccCGCTGCCCCCCCCTGCG GAGATCATCGATCTGACCTGTGAGGACACGAGCACAGACCCAGCACCGTGGAGCAGCTTCACCATCATTGACCTGACAGAGGACACATGCAGCCCTCCCCACACCACCAGCTGGGCTGACCAGGACCCTGGGCAGGtgcctgctgccccagcagcacacACATCCCATCCCCAGGTCTGCTTCACCACAAAGCAAGAAACGGAGTCAATGGCAGGACCAagccctgcagcaccctggCATGGTGCTCCCGCAGAGCCCAGTGCCACcacagacacagcagaaaatgcagagaactgcagctgcttctctcctgcctccagctgccacagctcctcctgcagcccagagcAGAACTGCAGCACTACCACTTTTAACAGTGACTTGGGCTCCCTGGCCAGCATGCAGCTGGACTCAGACctgctgtccctgtccccttccagcctggacagcagcagcagctggagagccAGTGGCCCAGAGGAAGAGACTCCCCACCTCTGCCAGCAAAGGGAGCTCCCCCCGAGGCAGAGCTCTGCCCCAGCCATCCCCACAACCCCAGGGAAGGCCCGAGGGCCTTTGCTGGAAGCAGGCAACGTACTGCCACACAAAGCAGTCCAGCAAATGAACCCAACCAGGACCAAGGCTGACAACAAGGCCTGGCTGAACAAACTGCACTATTTCAGGAGAAGCGGAGTTCAGCACCTCTTCCTCCAAGGCGTAGCACCCAACAGGGAAACACAGCAG CAGAAACCTGAGCTTATTCCCAGCGGGAAGCTGAGCATGGTGCGCACCACCATGGAGGAGAACTTCCAAGAGGGCACCTTGCATTTCCTGAGCGAGTTCGTCTCCCGCCAGCACTATCCCCCCAAAGAAATCATCTCCCACCTGATCAGACAGATCCTGTTGAATCCCCAGCAAGGGGAGATCCTGAAGGACACCTACATGCTGCTGATGAAGATCCAAAT GCTCCATCCAGCCAACACCgccacagtgggatgggacTGGACGCTGCTGAAATACATCATGGAGGACCAG GAGAAGCCCCCTGGCCGGCTCCTCTTCCTGCAGTACGTGGTGCAGACCCTGGAGGATGACTTCCAGCAGAACCTGAGGTTGCGCCTGCTGCAGAAGTCGATTGCCAAGAAAGTGCTTTCGTGTGACACGTGCTTCAACAATGTCAA GGAAGTGGTCGAATGGTTGGTCGCAGCAGTTACAGGAGTTGGGttctcccagccccaggagcagccGCAAGAAACTACATCCTCTTCAGCAGAAGCAAGGGCTGAACACAGTTCATCTGCGCTACAGCTGGCCAGCACTGACCAGGCAGAGGTGGCTCCACCAGCTTTCTTTGCCCAGAA GGTGGTGCTCCTGCTCCAGCGGATGTTGTCCATCGCAGTGGAAGTGGACAAATCTCCCAACTGCAGCTCCTGTAAGATCGCAGATGTGATATTCCCATTTATACTGAATATTCCCCTGAGGAGCCAAAG GGAAGCTTTCTTAAACACCATGGAGAGCCAGCTCCTGCGCTGCAAACTGCTAGAGCTGTTGTTCCAACACAGTTGTGACATGCCCACAACCTTGCCCTTGTCTCTGGCCAAGATCCTGTATTTCCTGAATcactcctctgtgctgctgcaataCCAG GATGAAACACCAACATGGCAAAGATGGGATGAGATGCTGCAGTACTTGAGTTTGCTGCTGATGAGTTACCAAAATGTAATACTGG CATTTCCTCTTGCAGACCACTTGCGGAGCTCACTCATCGACCGGATGGACTTGATCATTCAGAAAGCCAAGCCCAAGCTCCAGGACAGTGATGACATCAGCCATGTGGACATTCAACTTAAGATAGAGGACTTCATCAGCCGAATGCAGCAGGTCCTGGGGCAGCCTTTTCCCCTGCAGATCACAGAGAAGTTATCCATATTTCAGGAGTTGTTCCTCATTGTCACTGCTACCTGA
- the SIMC1 gene encoding SUMO-interacting motif-containing protein 1 isoform X4, translating to MAGPSPAAPWHGAPAEPSATTDTAENAENCSCFSPASSCHSSSCSPEQNCSTTTFNSDLGSLASMQLDSDLLSLSPSSLDSSSSWRASGPEEETPHLCQQRELPPRQSSAPAIPTTPGKARGPLLEAGNVLPHKAVQQMNPTRTKADNKAWLNKLHYFRRSGVQHLFLQGVAPNRETQQQKPELIPSGKLSMVRTTMEENFQEGTLHFLSEFVSRQHYPPKEIISHLIRQILLNPQQGEILKDTYMLLMKIQMLHPANTATVGWDWTLLKYIMEDQEKPPGRLLFLQYVVQTLEDDFQQNLRLRLLQKSIAKKVLSCDTCFNNVKEVVEWLVAAVTGVGFSQPQEQPQETTSSSAEARAEHSSSALQLASTDQAEVAPPAFFAQKVVLLLQRMLSIAVEVDKSPNCSSCKIADVIFPFILNIPLRSQREAFLNTMESQLLRCKLLELLFQHSCDMPTTLPLSLAKILYFLNHSSVLLQYQDETPTWQRWDEMLQYLSLLLMSYQNVILAFPLADHLRSSLIDRMDLIIQKAKPKLQDSDDISHVDIQLKIEDFISRMQQVLGQPFPLQITEKLSIFQELFLIVTAT from the exons ATGGCAGGACCAagccctgcagcaccctggCATGGTGCTCCCGCAGAGCCCAGTGCCACcacagacacagcagaaaatgcagagaactgcagctgcttctctcctgcctccagctgccacagctcctcctgcagcccagagcAGAACTGCAGCACTACCACTTTTAACAGTGACTTGGGCTCCCTGGCCAGCATGCAGCTGGACTCAGACctgctgtccctgtccccttccagcctggacagcagcagcagctggagagccAGTGGCCCAGAGGAAGAGACTCCCCACCTCTGCCAGCAAAGGGAGCTCCCCCCGAGGCAGAGCTCTGCCCCAGCCATCCCCACAACCCCAGGGAAGGCCCGAGGGCCTTTGCTGGAAGCAGGCAACGTACTGCCACACAAAGCAGTCCAGCAAATGAACCCAACCAGGACCAAGGCTGACAACAAGGCCTGGCTGAACAAACTGCACTATTTCAGGAGAAGCGGAGTTCAGCACCTCTTCCTCCAAGGCGTAGCACCCAACAGGGAAACACAGCAG CAGAAACCTGAGCTTATTCCCAGCGGGAAGCTGAGCATGGTGCGCACCACCATGGAGGAGAACTTCCAAGAGGGCACCTTGCATTTCCTGAGCGAGTTCGTCTCCCGCCAGCACTATCCCCCCAAAGAAATCATCTCCCACCTGATCAGACAGATCCTGTTGAATCCCCAGCAAGGGGAGATCCTGAAGGACACCTACATGCTGCTGATGAAGATCCAAAT GCTCCATCCAGCCAACACCgccacagtgggatgggacTGGACGCTGCTGAAATACATCATGGAGGACCAG GAGAAGCCCCCTGGCCGGCTCCTCTTCCTGCAGTACGTGGTGCAGACCCTGGAGGATGACTTCCAGCAGAACCTGAGGTTGCGCCTGCTGCAGAAGTCGATTGCCAAGAAAGTGCTTTCGTGTGACACGTGCTTCAACAATGTCAA GGAAGTGGTCGAATGGTTGGTCGCAGCAGTTACAGGAGTTGGGttctcccagccccaggagcagccGCAAGAAACTACATCCTCTTCAGCAGAAGCAAGGGCTGAACACAGTTCATCTGCGCTACAGCTGGCCAGCACTGACCAGGCAGAGGTGGCTCCACCAGCTTTCTTTGCCCAGAA GGTGGTGCTCCTGCTCCAGCGGATGTTGTCCATCGCAGTGGAAGTGGACAAATCTCCCAACTGCAGCTCCTGTAAGATCGCAGATGTGATATTCCCATTTATACTGAATATTCCCCTGAGGAGCCAAAG GGAAGCTTTCTTAAACACCATGGAGAGCCAGCTCCTGCGCTGCAAACTGCTAGAGCTGTTGTTCCAACACAGTTGTGACATGCCCACAACCTTGCCCTTGTCTCTGGCCAAGATCCTGTATTTCCTGAATcactcctctgtgctgctgcaataCCAG GATGAAACACCAACATGGCAAAGATGGGATGAGATGCTGCAGTACTTGAGTTTGCTGCTGATGAGTTACCAAAATGTAATACTGG CATTTCCTCTTGCAGACCACTTGCGGAGCTCACTCATCGACCGGATGGACTTGATCATTCAGAAAGCCAAGCCCAAGCTCCAGGACAGTGATGACATCAGCCATGTGGACATTCAACTTAAGATAGAGGACTTCATCAGCCGAATGCAGCAGGTCCTGGGGCAGCCTTTTCCCCTGCAGATCACAGAGAAGTTATCCATATTTCAGGAGTTGTTCCTCATTGTCACTGCTACCTGA
- the SIMC1 gene encoding SUMO-interacting motif-containing protein 1 isoform X2: protein MADSVLLISNSDSEGSRSPPPPPLRRRCRRPPPRRRPLPPPAEIIDLTCEDTSTDPAPWSSFTIIDLTEDTCSPPHTTSWADQDPGQVPAAPAAHTSHPQVCFTTKQETESMAGPSPAAPWHGAPAEPSATTDTAENAENCSCFSPASSCHSSSCSPEQNCSTTTFNSDLGSLASMQLDSDLLSLSPSSLDSSSSWRASGPEEETPHLCQQRELPPRQSSAPAIPTTPGKARGPLLEAGNVLPHKAVQQMNPTRTKADNKAWLNKLHYFRRSGVQHLFLQGVAPNRETQQKPELIPSGKLSMVRTTMEENFQEGTLHFLSEFVSRQHYPPKEIISHLIRQILLNPQQGEILKDTYMLLMKIQMLHPANTATVGWDWTLLKYIMEDQEKPPGRLLFLQYVVQTLEDDFQQNLRLRLLQKSIAKKVLSCDTCFNNVKEVVEWLVAAVTGVGFSQPQEQPQETTSSSAEARAEHSSSALQLASTDQAEVAPPAFFAQKVVLLLQRMLSIAVEVDKSPNCSSCKIADVIFPFILNIPLRSQREAFLNTMESQLLRCKLLELLFQHSCDMPTTLPLSLAKILYFLNHSSVLLQYQDETPTWQRWDEMLQYLSLLLMSYQNVILAFPLADHLRSSLIDRMDLIIQKAKPKLQDSDDISHVDIQLKIEDFISRMQQVLGQPFPLQITEKLSIFQELFLIVTAT, encoded by the exons ATGGCCGACAGCGTCCTCCTCATAAGCAACTCGGATTCTGAGGGCAgccgctcgccgccgccgccgcctctccGCCGTCGCTgtcgccgcccgccgccgcggcggcgccCGCTGCCCCCCCCTGCG GAGATCATCGATCTGACCTGTGAGGACACGAGCACAGACCCAGCACCGTGGAGCAGCTTCACCATCATTGACCTGACAGAGGACACATGCAGCCCTCCCCACACCACCAGCTGGGCTGACCAGGACCCTGGGCAGGtgcctgctgccccagcagcacacACATCCCATCCCCAGGTCTGCTTCACCACAAAGCAAGAAACGGAGTCAATGGCAGGACCAagccctgcagcaccctggCATGGTGCTCCCGCAGAGCCCAGTGCCACcacagacacagcagaaaatgcagagaactgcagctgcttctctcctgcctccagctgccacagctcctcctgcagcccagagcAGAACTGCAGCACTACCACTTTTAACAGTGACTTGGGCTCCCTGGCCAGCATGCAGCTGGACTCAGACctgctgtccctgtccccttccagcctggacagcagcagcagctggagagccAGTGGCCCAGAGGAAGAGACTCCCCACCTCTGCCAGCAAAGGGAGCTCCCCCCGAGGCAGAGCTCTGCCCCAGCCATCCCCACAACCCCAGGGAAGGCCCGAGGGCCTTTGCTGGAAGCAGGCAACGTACTGCCACACAAAGCAGTCCAGCAAATGAACCCAACCAGGACCAAGGCTGACAACAAGGCCTGGCTGAACAAACTGCACTATTTCAGGAGAAGCGGAGTTCAGCACCTCTTCCTCCAAGGCGTAGCACCCAACAGGGAAACACAGCAG AAACCTGAGCTTATTCCCAGCGGGAAGCTGAGCATGGTGCGCACCACCATGGAGGAGAACTTCCAAGAGGGCACCTTGCATTTCCTGAGCGAGTTCGTCTCCCGCCAGCACTATCCCCCCAAAGAAATCATCTCCCACCTGATCAGACAGATCCTGTTGAATCCCCAGCAAGGGGAGATCCTGAAGGACACCTACATGCTGCTGATGAAGATCCAAAT GCTCCATCCAGCCAACACCgccacagtgggatgggacTGGACGCTGCTGAAATACATCATGGAGGACCAG GAGAAGCCCCCTGGCCGGCTCCTCTTCCTGCAGTACGTGGTGCAGACCCTGGAGGATGACTTCCAGCAGAACCTGAGGTTGCGCCTGCTGCAGAAGTCGATTGCCAAGAAAGTGCTTTCGTGTGACACGTGCTTCAACAATGTCAA GGAAGTGGTCGAATGGTTGGTCGCAGCAGTTACAGGAGTTGGGttctcccagccccaggagcagccGCAAGAAACTACATCCTCTTCAGCAGAAGCAAGGGCTGAACACAGTTCATCTGCGCTACAGCTGGCCAGCACTGACCAGGCAGAGGTGGCTCCACCAGCTTTCTTTGCCCAGAA GGTGGTGCTCCTGCTCCAGCGGATGTTGTCCATCGCAGTGGAAGTGGACAAATCTCCCAACTGCAGCTCCTGTAAGATCGCAGATGTGATATTCCCATTTATACTGAATATTCCCCTGAGGAGCCAAAG GGAAGCTTTCTTAAACACCATGGAGAGCCAGCTCCTGCGCTGCAAACTGCTAGAGCTGTTGTTCCAACACAGTTGTGACATGCCCACAACCTTGCCCTTGTCTCTGGCCAAGATCCTGTATTTCCTGAATcactcctctgtgctgctgcaataCCAG GATGAAACACCAACATGGCAAAGATGGGATGAGATGCTGCAGTACTTGAGTTTGCTGCTGATGAGTTACCAAAATGTAATACTGG CATTTCCTCTTGCAGACCACTTGCGGAGCTCACTCATCGACCGGATGGACTTGATCATTCAGAAAGCCAAGCCCAAGCTCCAGGACAGTGATGACATCAGCCATGTGGACATTCAACTTAAGATAGAGGACTTCATCAGCCGAATGCAGCAGGTCCTGGGGCAGCCTTTTCCCCTGCAGATCACAGAGAAGTTATCCATATTTCAGGAGTTGTTCCTCATTGTCACTGCTACCTGA
- the THOC3 gene encoding THO complex subunit 3, producing the protein MALSPYVQAMQELFRANTRSREFPAHGAKVHSVAWSCCGRRLASGSFDKTASVFLLEKDRLVKENNYRGHGDSVDQLCWHPSNPDLFVTASGDKTIRIWDVRTTKCIATVNTKGENINICWSPDGQTIAVGNKDDVVTFIDAKTHRSKAEEQFKFEVNEISWNNDNNMFFLTNGNGCINILSYPELKPIQSINAHPSNCICIKFDPMGKYFATGSADALVSLWDVDELVCVRCFSRLDWPVRTLSFSHDGKMLASASEDHFIDIAEVETGEKLWEVQCESPTFTVAWHPKRPLLAFACDDKDGKYDSSREAGTVKLFGLPNDS; encoded by the exons atGGCGCTGTCGCCCTACGTGCAGGCCATGCAGGAGCTGTTCCGCGCCAACACCCGGAGCCGCGAGTTCCCGGCCCACGGCGCCAAGGTGCACTCGGTGGCCTGGAGCTGCTGCGGCCGCCGCCTCGCCTCCGGCTCCTTCGACAAGACCGCCAGCGTCTTCCTGCTCGAGAAGGATCGGCTG gtgAAGGAGAACAATTACCGGGGCCATGGGGACAGTGTGGATCAGCTCTGCTGGCACCCCAGCAACCCTGACCTCTTTGTCACGGCATCGGGGGATAAAACCATCCGCATCTGGGACGTCCGCACCACCAAGTGCATCGCCACTGTCAATACCAAAG GGGAGAACATCAACATCTGTTGGAGCCCTGATGGACAGACCATTGCAGTGGGGAACAAGGATGACGTGGTCACTTTCATTGACGCTAAGACACATCGCTCCAAAGCTGAGGAACAATTCAAGTTTGAGGTGAATGAGATCTCCTGGAACAACGATAACAACATGTTCTTCCTCACTAATGGGAACGGCTGCATCAACATCCTCAG CTACCCAGAGCTGAAACCCATTCAGTCCATCAACGCCCATCCTTCAAACTGCATCTGCATCAAGTTTGATCCCATGGGAAAGTACTTTGCCACAGGCAGTGCTGACGCGTTAGTCAGCCTCTGGGATGTGGATGAACTGGTGTGTGTGAGGTGCTTCTCAAG GCTTGACTGGCCTGTGCGAACGCTGAGCTTTAGCCATGATGGGAAGATGCTGGCATCAGCATCAGAAGATCACTTCATTGACATTGCAGAGGTGGAGACAG GAGAGAAGCTCTGGGAGGTGCAGTGTGAGTCCCCCACCTTCACAGTGGCCTGGCACCCGAAGAGGCCACTGCTGGCCTTCGCCTGTGATGACAAAGATGGCAAATACGACAGCAGCCGGGAAGCAGGCACCGTCAAGCTCTTCGGGCTCCCCAATGACTCCTAA
- the CPLX2 gene encoding complexin-2 — protein sequence MDFVMKQALGGATKDMGKMLGGEEEKDPDAQKKEEERQEALRQQEEERKAKHARMEAEREKVRQQIRDKYGLKKKEEKEAEEKAALEQPCEGSLTRPKKAIPAGCGDEEEEEEESILDTVLKYLPGPLQDMFKK from the exons ATGGACTTCGTCATGAAGCAAGCGCTGGGCG GGGCCACCAAGGACATGGGGAAGATGCtggggggtgaggaggagaaggaccCCGACGcgcagaaaaaggaggaggagaggcaggaggcCCTGCgccagcaggaggaagagcgGAAAGCCAAGCACGCCCGCATGGAAGCCGAGCGGGAGAAAGTCCGGCAGCAGATCCGCGACAAG TACGGgctgaagaagaaggaggagaaggaggcggaGGAGAAAGCCGCACTGGAGCAGCCGTGTGAGGGCAGCCTGACGCGCCCCAAGAAGGCGATCCCGGCGGGCTGCGGGGAcgaagaggaagaggaggaggagagcatcCTGGACACCGTCCTCAAGTACCTGCCCGGCCCGCTGCAGGATATGTTCAAGAAGTAA